One region of Ptiloglossa arizonensis isolate GNS036 chromosome 8, iyPtiAriz1_principal, whole genome shotgun sequence genomic DNA includes:
- the Nurf-38 gene encoding inorganic pyrophosphatase Nurf-38, whose translation MWPIMFHVFHCRGLNKLAIPVRLATTVTLVGSRSCSVPKSFLTNMSYTTIEKGASNTTDYRIYFKNDVGPISPMHDIPLYADETNKLVNMVVEIPRWTNAKMEINLKETLNPIKQDVKKGKLRYVANCFPHHGYIWNYGALPQTWENPDVLDEATGCKGDNDPIDVLEIGYRVAKRGEVLKVKILGTVALIDEGETDWKIIVIDVNDPLAEQMNDVSDIEKHYPGLMKATIEWFKIYKIPDGKSENQFAFNGEAKSRDFALHIVEEVHQHWQNLIKREAPAGGIACTNLTVADSPFKISVDAAEEILEKVPETLESQSVDPSVDKWHYVHLK comes from the exons ATGTGGCCGATAATGTTTCACGTGTTTCATTGCCGAGGTTTAAATAAGTTGGCTATTCCGGTCAGATTAGCAACGACGGTTACTCTCGTTGGATCGCGATCGTGTTCGGTGCCTAAATCTTTTCTAACGAATATGTCGTACACAACCATCGAGAAAGGTGCATCGAATACCACCGATTACAGGATTTATTTCA AGAACGATGTTGGCCCAATTTCACCCATGCACGATATTCCACTTTATGcggacgaaaccaataaactagTTAATATGGTAGTTGAAATACCAAGATGGACGAACGCAAAGATGGAGATTAATCTCAAGGAAACGCTAAATCCTATCAAACAAGATGTAAAAAAAGGCAAATTGAGATACGTTGCCAACTGTTTCCCACACCACGGTTACATATGGAATTACGGTGCACTGCCGCAG ACGTGGGAAAATCCTGATGTCTTGGACGAAGCGACCGGATGCAAAGGGGATAACGATCCCATAGATGTTCTTGAAATTGGATATAGg GTTGCCAAAAGAGGTGAGGTCTTAAAAGTAAAAATCCTTGGTACGGTCGCGCTTATCGACGAAG GCGAAACTGACTGGAAAATTATCGTTATCGACGTCAACGATCCTTTGGCAGAGCAGATGAACG ACGTATCGGATATCGAAAAACATTATCCGGGCCTGATGAAAGCTACCATCGAATggtttaaaatttacaaaataccaGATGGTAAATCAGAAAATCAATTTGCGTTTAACGGAGAGGCAAAGTCGAGAGATTTTGCGCTACACATAGTGGAAGAAGTGCACCAACATTGGCAGAATCTTATTAAACGAGAAGCACCTGCGGGAGGAATTGCAtg TACGAACCTGACTGTCGCGGACAGTCCCTTCAAAATTAGCGTAGACGCTGCTGAAGAAATACTGGAGAAGGTTCCCGAAACATTGGAGAGTCAATCGGTGGATCCATCTG TGGATAAATGGCACTACGTACATCTCAAGTGA